In Actinomycetota bacterium, a single window of DNA contains:
- the metK gene encoding methionine adenosyltransferase encodes MHHRWLFTSESVTEGHPDKLADQVSDAILDEILSNDPFGRVACETVLTTGFCLVAGEISTSTYVDIPRVVRQTITDVGYTRAKFGFDGSTCGVAVAIQEQSRDIAQGVDQSLETRRSGTSDERDDLGAGDQGMMFGYACDEGLDTELMPTPIWLAHRLAQRLAEVRKADTLSYLRPDGKTQVTLEYEGWRPVRLDTVLVSAQHADTEGVESKIRQDILEHVVRPTVPPELWNDDVRVLVNPTGRFVIGGPQADTGLTGRKIIVDTYGGMGRHGGGCFSGKDPTKVDRTGAYAARDVAKHVVASGAASRCEVEVAYAIGTAHPVSLTVEGFGTEQVDPQALSRLVHEFFDLRPAAIIADLDLRRPIFRQTASYGHFGRTEKDFTWERTARLEEFKKAVSTL; translated from the coding sequence ATGCATCACCGGTGGCTTTTCACCTCCGAGTCCGTGACCGAGGGTCATCCCGACAAGCTTGCGGACCAGGTGTCCGACGCGATCCTCGACGAGATCCTGAGCAACGACCCCTTCGGCAGGGTCGCCTGTGAAACCGTCCTGACAACGGGCTTCTGTTTGGTGGCGGGCGAGATCTCGACTTCCACCTACGTGGACATCCCGCGCGTCGTGCGCCAGACGATCACCGACGTCGGCTACACGCGCGCCAAGTTCGGGTTCGACGGCTCGACCTGCGGCGTGGCCGTGGCCATCCAGGAGCAGTCCCGCGACATCGCCCAGGGTGTGGACCAGTCCCTCGAGACGCGCCGCAGCGGCACGTCCGACGAGCGCGACGATCTGGGGGCCGGAGACCAGGGAATGATGTTCGGCTACGCGTGCGACGAAGGGCTGGACACGGAGCTGATGCCCACGCCCATCTGGCTCGCCCACCGGCTGGCCCAGCGCCTGGCCGAGGTGCGCAAGGCGGACACGCTGTCCTATTTGCGCCCGGACGGAAAGACTCAGGTGACGCTCGAGTACGAGGGATGGCGTCCGGTCCGCCTGGACACCGTGCTCGTTTCCGCGCAGCACGCCGACACCGAGGGCGTGGAGTCGAAGATCCGCCAGGACATCCTCGAGCACGTCGTGCGGCCGACCGTCCCACCGGAGCTGTGGAACGACGACGTGCGAGTGCTGGTGAACCCCACGGGACGCTTTGTCATCGGCGGCCCCCAGGCCGACACCGGGCTGACCGGACGAAAGATCATCGTGGACACGTACGGCGGCATGGGCCGTCACGGCGGCGGGTGCTTCTCGGGCAAGGACCCCACGAAGGTCGACCGCACCGGCGCCTACGCCGCGCGCGACGTCGCCAAGCACGTGGTGGCCTCCGGGGCAGCCAGCCGCTGCGAGGTCGAGGTCGCCTACGCGATCGGGACGGCGCATCCCGTTTCGCTGACCGTCGAGGGGTTCGGTACCGAGCAGGTCGACCCGCAGGCGCTGTCGCGGCTGGTTCACGAGTTCTTCGACCTGCGCCCGGCGGCGATCATCGCCGACCTGGACCTGCGCCGGCCGATCTTCAGACAGACCGCGAGCTACGGGCATTTCGGCCGCACGGAGAAGGACTTCACCTGGGAACGCACGGCTCGGCTGGAAGAGTTCAAGAAGGCGGTCTCGACGCTGTAG
- the coaBC gene encoding bifunctional phosphopantothenoylcysteine decarboxylase/phosphopantothenate--cysteine ligase CoaBC: protein MSGRRIAVAVCGSIAAYKMVDVVRRLQDAGAEVKVLMTPSATRFVGSATFAAVTGSPVVTDLFEAPDRVVHVELARWADLILVGAATASTLHLMAAGGASDAVSATYLMCRCPVVVAPAMHTEMWEHEAVRRNVARLVADGVAFAGPVTGALASGDHGIGRLAETGEIVDLVRSSVGPRDLDGVKLLVTAGPTREPVDPVRFVSNRSSGRMGFEIAGAAAARGADVTVVCGPVSVPTPAGVDVVRVETAQQMLDECLARFDDCDVVVKAAAVADWRPTEPSQTKRPKSDLGSSIGMEPTPDIAAELGRKKGRQILVAFAAQTGSLPQAAASASEKLSRKNADLVVANVVGSPDTGFESDTNDAALVSSAGVRELPRMPKRALAGVILDEVVRQLRDRP, encoded by the coding sequence ATGTCCGGACGCCGGATCGCCGTCGCGGTCTGCGGGTCCATTGCCGCCTACAAGATGGTGGACGTCGTCCGCCGCCTGCAGGACGCGGGAGCCGAGGTGAAGGTCCTGATGACCCCTTCGGCCACGCGATTCGTGGGGTCCGCCACATTCGCCGCCGTCACCGGCAGCCCCGTCGTCACCGATCTGTTTGAGGCCCCAGATCGAGTGGTGCACGTCGAGCTGGCCAGGTGGGCCGACCTCATCCTCGTGGGGGCCGCAACCGCATCGACCCTCCACCTCATGGCCGCGGGCGGAGCGTCGGATGCCGTCTCGGCCACCTACCTCATGTGCAGGTGCCCGGTGGTGGTCGCACCGGCCATGCACACGGAGATGTGGGAGCACGAAGCCGTGCGGCGCAACGTGGCGCGGCTTGTGGCCGACGGCGTGGCGTTCGCCGGGCCGGTCACCGGCGCCCTGGCCTCCGGCGACCACGGGATCGGAAGGCTGGCGGAGACCGGGGAGATCGTGGACCTGGTCCGCAGCTCGGTCGGCCCCCGGGACCTGGACGGCGTAAAGCTGCTCGTCACCGCGGGACCGACAAGGGAGCCGGTGGACCCCGTTCGGTTTGTGTCCAACAGGTCTTCGGGCCGCATGGGATTCGAGATCGCCGGGGCGGCCGCCGCGCGGGGCGCCGACGTCACCGTCGTCTGCGGCCCAGTGAGCGTTCCGACCCCCGCGGGGGTCGACGTGGTCCGGGTCGAGACCGCGCAGCAGATGCTGGACGAGTGCCTCGCTCGCTTCGACGACTGCGACGTGGTGGTCAAGGCGGCCGCGGTAGCTGACTGGCGGCCGACGGAACCGTCGCAGACCAAGCGGCCGAAGTCGGACCTCGGCAGCTCCATCGGCATGGAGCCCACGCCGGACATCGCGGCGGAGCTGGGGCGAAAAAAGGGCAGACAGATCCTCGTGGCCTTCGCGGCACAGACCGGCTCCCTCCCCCAGGCCGCGGCTTCGGCCTCGGAAAAGCTTTCCCGGAAGAACGCGGACCTGGTGGTCGCCAACGTCGTCGGCTCCCCGGACACGGGCTTCGAGTCGGACACCAACGACGCGGCGCTCGTCTCGTCGGCCGGTGTGCGGGAGTTGCCGCGAATGCCGAAGCGCGCGCTTGCGGGCGTGATCCTGGACGAGGTGGTCCGGCAGCTGCGCGACCGGCCGTAG
- the rpoZ gene encoding DNA-directed RNA polymerase subunit omega → MIEPKIEALLETVDNQYTLVVLSARRARQIVDFYAKLGMALPSEEKPMQPLLETSVHGVKPLTVSLREVEQQRVGWERPTEAEESFK, encoded by the coding sequence ATGATCGAGCCCAAGATAGAAGCCCTGCTGGAAACGGTCGACAACCAGTACACCCTGGTCGTCCTGTCCGCACGGCGCGCCCGCCAGATCGTCGACTTCTACGCCAAGCTCGGCATGGCGCTTCCGTCCGAGGAGAAGCCGATGCAGCCGCTGCTTGAGACCAGCGTCCACGGCGTCAAGCCGCTGACCGTTTCGCTGCGCGAGGTCGAGCAGCAGCGCGTCGGCTGGGAGCGGCCGACCGAGGCCGAGGAGTCGTTCAAGTAG
- the gmk gene encoding guanylate kinase: MIIVSGPSGVGKGTVIAELRRRRPYVGLSVSWTTRPRRPGEVDGVHYRFVDQAAFDFAVTRDEFVEWEQYRGYSYGTPWSEVQRALESDEQVVLEIDVRGARSIKHHYPDALSVFIEPPSVQSLEQRLRARGTDPEEDVVARLEAAREELKSRDLFDHAILNDDVERAAGELEAILDSSGPPGP, translated from the coding sequence CTGATCATCGTCTCCGGCCCCTCGGGGGTCGGAAAGGGCACGGTCATAGCCGAGCTGCGCAGGCGGCGGCCGTACGTGGGCCTGTCCGTGTCATGGACGACCCGCCCCCGCCGTCCCGGGGAGGTGGACGGCGTCCACTACAGGTTCGTGGACCAGGCCGCCTTCGACTTCGCAGTGACCCGCGATGAGTTCGTGGAGTGGGAGCAATATCGCGGGTACTCCTACGGAACCCCCTGGTCGGAGGTGCAGAGGGCCCTGGAGTCCGACGAGCAGGTGGTCCTGGAGATCGACGTCAGAGGGGCGCGCTCGATCAAGCACCACTACCCGGACGCGCTTTCGGTGTTCATCGAGCCCCCTTCGGTGCAGTCGCTGGAGCAGCGCCTCCGGGCGAGGGGGACCGATCCGGAGGAGGACGTCGTGGCCCGGTTGGAGGCGGCCAGGGAGGAGCTCAAGAGCCGGGATCTGTTTGACCACGCGATCCTGAACGACGACGTCGAGCGTGCGGCGGGGGAACTGGAGGCTATACTGGACTCGTCTGGGCCTCCCGGCCCCTGA
- the mihF gene encoding integration host factor, actinobacterial type — MPLPTLTEEQRRDALAKAADARRKRAEIKAKLKNGSLGLTEIFRSSASDETLGKMKVSAMLEALPGVGKVRAQKVMEELKISPTRRIRGLGEKQRSALRERFGSK, encoded by the coding sequence ATGCCGCTTCCAACTCTTACAGAGGAGCAGCGGCGCGACGCGCTGGCCAAGGCCGCCGACGCTCGCCGCAAACGAGCTGAGATCAAAGCCAAACTCAAGAACGGCAGCCTGGGACTGACGGAGATATTCCGCAGTTCCGCCTCCGACGAGACGCTGGGCAAGATGAAGGTCTCAGCGATGCTCGAGGCCCTTCCGGGCGTAGGCAAGGTACGAGCCCAGAAGGTGATGGAAGAACTGAAGATCTCCCCCACGCGTCGCATCCGCGGTCTCGGCGAGAAGCAGCGGAGCGCCCTGCGGGAGCGGTTCGGAAGCAAGTAG